One segment of Pseudanabaena sp. ABRG5-3 DNA contains the following:
- a CDS encoding tetratricopeptide repeat protein, which produces MASKKKTTSKSQETEDLFVQGDKDSLKAIENLEKSLEEYKKIGDSVKVADTLFEIGKIHSNLGKRFHWEAILKGVKDPRPLPPLPEPVMESPGPEEIHSIPEVPEVPEPR; this is translated from the coding sequence ATGGCATCTAAGAAAAAGACAACTAGCAAGTCGCAAGAAACAGAAGATTTGTTTGTACAAGGAGATAAAGATAGTCTTAAAGCCATTGAAAATCTCGAAAAATCTCTAGAAGAATACAAAAAAATTGGAGATAGTGTCAAAGTTGCTGATACTCTCTTTGAAATAGGCAAAATACATTCTAATTTGGGTAAAAGGTTTCATTGGGAAGCAATTCTTAAAGGAGTAAAAGATCCCCGACCACTGCCACCTCTGCCTGAACCAGTTATGGAATCTCCTGGTCCAGAGGAAATTCATTCTATTCCTGAAGTGCCTGAAGTGCCTGAACCTAGATAA